In Haliotis asinina isolate JCU_RB_2024 chromosome 15, JCU_Hal_asi_v2, whole genome shotgun sequence, one DNA window encodes the following:
- the LOC137265719 gene encoding zinc finger protein 768-like — MDQTSDRIFKEGNLSPVVYSFAQMKGVTSTTLVDFSCRFTWSVMDFKENDKDQNMSVSSHPEPRYISTQRHIPSRDSFSHLPTQPLCHSSQAYQCQAAPNQMSSPLSSAMSSPLSSPLSHPLSLQPPHLRIPNCSQCAYPCGQVTPKTFSPVLIYQRPSLTLDERCKGAEVKDAPNLDFEKDRYRFGLQGLEYKRGRCEYVKESECTRNCFGLTSDGLQNSVSPEFKRPGFVAPYQPAVQHQWLPKARGGAENEVFKLPNGNHGTTSAFQAWRPHEPKRNFPYIPEYKPSCQQAPNTDSAKLKFFLDTKYGLTDGSDFPVTVDQEMGLKPEFTSGFPSEYPFETPFSDPFLDMLSEPLLTPSSEEGEDRRGRKYKCPYCSVSCANNGQLKGHLRVHTGEKPFRCDFADCGRAFARNEELTRHRRIHSGLRPHTCNTCGKKFGRKDHLNKHQKTHLKTAEKKVHMCNVPGCEQRYTRSDALARHQWGAHGIKSKSPKWRTQVRDNKQACV; from the exons ATGGATCAAACATCCGATCGAATTTTCAAAGAAGGGAATCTGTCTCCTGTTGTGTACAGTTTCGCGCAGATGAAGGGCGTGACGTCGACGACACTTGTAGATTTTTCATGTCGATTTACATGGAGTGTAATGGATTTCAAAGAAAACGACAAGGACCAAAACATGTCAGTTTCATCCCATCCGGAGCCGAGATATATTTCAACTCAGCGGCATATTCCATCCAGAGATTCTTTCAGCCACCTTCCCACCCAGCCGCTCTGCCATAGCAGTCAAGCCTACCAGTGTCAAGCTGCACCGAACCAAATGTCAAGCCCTTTGTCAAGCGCGATGTCAAGCCCACTGTCAAGCCCACTTTCCCACCCGCTTTCACTTCAGCCTCCGCATTTGCGGATTCCCAACTGCAGTCAGTGTGCATACCCTTGCGGACAAGTCACCCCTAAAACATTTTCTCCGGTACTTATCTATCAGCGTCCTTCTTTGACATTGGACGAAAGATGCAAAGGAGCCGAAGTCAAGGATGCCCCAAATTTAGACTTTGAAAAAGACAGGTACAGATTTGGATTGCAGGGGCTGGAATATAAACGAGGTAGGTGTGAATACGTCAAAGAAAGTGAATGTACAAGAAACTGTTTTGGATTGACTTCGGATGGGTTGCAAAACTCTGTGAGTCCTGAATTCAAGAGACCTGGGTTCGTTGCCCCGTACCAGCCGGCTGTTCAACATCAATGGCTTCCGAAGGCAAGAGGTGGGGCAGAAAATGAAGTTTTTAAATTACCTAACGGGAATCATGGTACAACGAGCGCGTTTCAAGCCTGGAGACCACACGAGCCAAAGAGGAATTTCCCTTACATTCCAGAGTATAAGCCGAGCTGCCAACAAGCTCCGAACACTGATAGTGCAAAGTTGAAATTCTTCCTGGACACGAAATACGGACTAACTGATGGTTCTGACTTCCCTGTTACAGTGGACCAGGAAATGGGACTAAAACCGGAGTTTACGTCAGGATTCCCATCGGAATATCCTTTCGAGACACCATTCTCTGACCCCTTCCTGGACATGCTTAGTGAGCCTCTGCTGACCCCGTCATCGGAGGAGGGTGAAGATCGACGGGGGAGGAAGTATAAGTGCCCCTACTGCAGTGTATCCTGTGCCAACAACGGCCAGCTGAAAGGTCATCTACGAGTTCACACAG GCGAAAAGCCATTTCGCTGCGACTTCGCGGACTGTGGCCGAGCATTCGCCAGGAACGAAGAACTGACCCGTCACCGTCGAATCCACTCCGGACTCCGTCCTCACACGTGTAACACGTGCGGCAAAAAGTTTGGAAGAAAGGATCACCTAAATAAG CACCAGAAGACCCACCTGAAGACGGCGGAGAAGAAGGTGCATATGTGTAATGTACCCGGATGTGAACAGAGGTACACGAGGTCCGACGCTCTCGCTCGCCATCAGTGGGGAGCACATGGGATCAAATCGAAGTCACCAAAATGGCGGACACAAGTCAGAGACAATAAACAAGCATGTGTTTAA